One Lysinibacillus fusiformis genomic window carries:
- a CDS encoding YtxH domain-containing protein, which produces MKAKPFLIGLTTGIVGGTMAVLFSTPQSGRQLRTTLVSNADCTKDKLQDIKLQAGNVKQSVNTLTNEAKNNIPKIINELKQSITIFTQEIEPSQNNLQQEIESLQNSINEIEKNIAQFTDRKKKPQENEQD; this is translated from the coding sequence ATGAAAGCAAAACCATTTTTAATCGGACTAACAACTGGAATCGTGGGTGGTACTATGGCAGTACTTTTTTCAACACCTCAATCAGGACGACAATTACGAACTACACTAGTGTCAAATGCTGATTGTACGAAGGACAAACTTCAAGATATAAAACTACAAGCTGGCAATGTAAAACAATCCGTAAACACGCTTACGAACGAAGCCAAAAATAATATACCCAAAATAATAAATGAATTAAAACAGTCCATTACTATATTTACACAAGAGATTGAACCATCCCAAAATAACCTGCAACAAGAAATAGAATCGTTACAGAATTCAATTAACGAAATCGAGAAAAACATTGCACAATTCACGGATAGAAAGAAAAAACCACAAGAAAACGAACAGGACTAA
- a CDS encoding HTH-type transcriptional regulator Hpr, producing the protein MALSEELYTQKEAMLYSQRIAQLSKALWKAVEKDWQQWIKPYDLNINEHHILWISYHLKGASISDVAKFGVMHVSTAFNFSKKLEERGFLKFSKRDDDKRNTYVELTEAGTELIIEMNSNYHNTYHSVLEGSLALKDLYGRFPEFLDVMAVIRNIYGEDFIDIFERSFQHFRDSFDKLEERPTVKG; encoded by the coding sequence ATGGCTTTGTCAGAGGAATTATATACTCAGAAAGAAGCGATGCTTTATAGCCAAAGAATCGCGCAATTATCAAAAGCCTTATGGAAAGCGGTTGAAAAAGATTGGCAACAGTGGATTAAACCCTACGATTTAAACATTAACGAGCATCATATTTTATGGATTTCTTATCATTTAAAAGGAGCATCAATTTCGGATGTAGCCAAATTTGGTGTGATGCACGTGTCAACAGCATTTAACTTCTCAAAAAAATTAGAAGAGCGTGGGTTCCTTAAGTTTTCAAAACGTGATGACGACAAACGTAATACTTACGTAGAATTAACAGAAGCGGGTACAGAACTGATCATCGAAATGAATAGCAATTATCATAATACGTATCATTCTGTTCTAGAGGGTTCATTAGCGCTAAAAGACTTGTATGGTCGCTTCCCAGAGTTTTTAGATGTTATGGCTGTTATACGGAATATTTATGGTGAGGATTTCATCGATATTTTCGAACGTTCTTTCCAACACTTCCGTGATTCCTTTGACAAGTTAGAAGAACGTCCAACAGTAAAAGGATAA
- a CDS encoding DUF3267 domain-containing protein: MHCWKILNLEHHYGTTRISILAVIVFLSTFSVSYVTFNLFHEEHFTDRLFWLFVIAVLALYPIHKCLHFLALFDLRQHLKLRVRVQFYFIPVLHMRIREPLSKNRYILALLTPFIILNSIILLCTLLLPAYTHYGTLLLAYHCSLCLIDILYVKYLLNSPKNAQIEETPKGYEILVPPTIN; this comes from the coding sequence ATGCATTGTTGGAAAATTTTAAATCTCGAACATCATTACGGGACTACACGAATTAGTATCTTGGCTGTGATTGTTTTTTTATCAACTTTTTCAGTGTCCTATGTGACATTCAATTTATTCCATGAAGAACATTTTACAGACCGTTTATTCTGGCTATTTGTTATTGCTGTACTTGCACTTTATCCGATTCATAAATGTTTACACTTTCTTGCTTTATTTGACTTACGCCAGCATCTCAAATTGCGCGTGCGTGTCCAATTTTACTTTATTCCTGTGTTGCACATGCGTATTCGTGAACCTTTGTCAAAAAATCGCTATATCTTAGCATTATTAACACCATTTATTATACTAAATTCAATTATTCTGCTATGTACACTGCTATTACCTGCCTATACGCATTACGGAACTTTACTTTTAGCGTATCATTGCAGTTTATGTTTAATTGATATACTTTACGTGAAATACTTATTAAATTCACCTAAAAATGCCCAAATTGAGGAAACACCTAAAGGTTATGAAATTTTAGTTCCACCAACTATTAACTAA
- a CDS encoding YjcZ family sporulation protein, producing MSSGGYGGGGGYGSGFALLVVLFILLIIVGAAFLY from the coding sequence ATGAGCAGCGGAGGATACGGTGGTGGCGGTGGCTACGGCTCAGGCTTTGCTTTATTAGTTGTGCTCTTTATTTTATTGATTATTGTTGGTGCAGCGTTCCTATACTAA
- a CDS encoding peptidylprolyl isomerase produces the protein MKKTVLSLTLAASILALGACSGADDKALITSKVGDISVADFNEKAKSLAGPAVLLQMVSEKILADKYEVTDKELKEAYDATASQFGDGFAQALTENGLTEQGFKDSLRVQLLQEKALKDQGIKEEDVKKHYEQMKTELNGRHILVADEKTANEVIEKIKGGASFADVAKEYSTDTGSAEKGGELGWFTAGMMVDEFNDAAYALELKTLSEPVQSSFGYHVIEITDKRDVKDIGKFEDEEENIRTDMLGKLKQTGEDQMIIKDIIAKMAKDADVKTSDKELKKSLEFFTTTSEDQAKAAEEEAKKAAEEDKAEDTDKESK, from the coding sequence ATGAAAAAGACTGTTTTATCTTTAACATTAGCTGCTTCTATTTTAGCCCTTGGTGCTTGTAGCGGAGCCGATGACAAAGCATTAATTACTTCTAAAGTAGGCGATATTTCAGTAGCTGACTTTAACGAAAAAGCGAAAAGCTTAGCTGGGCCTGCCGTATTACTACAAATGGTGTCAGAAAAGATTCTTGCTGATAAATATGAAGTAACAGACAAAGAACTTAAAGAAGCATACGACGCAACAGCCTCTCAATTTGGTGATGGCTTTGCACAAGCACTTACTGAAAATGGTTTAACAGAACAGGGCTTTAAAGATTCATTACGTGTTCAACTTCTTCAAGAAAAAGCTTTAAAAGACCAAGGTATTAAAGAAGAAGACGTAAAAAAACATTATGAACAAATGAAAACAGAATTAAATGGTCGTCATATTCTAGTAGCTGATGAAAAAACAGCGAACGAAGTCATTGAAAAGATTAAAGGTGGCGCTTCTTTTGCTGACGTGGCAAAAGAATACTCAACAGATACTGGTTCTGCTGAAAAAGGTGGCGAACTAGGTTGGTTCACAGCTGGTATGATGGTAGATGAGTTCAACGATGCAGCTTATGCACTTGAATTAAAAACATTAAGTGAGCCTGTTCAATCAAGCTTTGGTTACCATGTAATCGAAATTACGGACAAGCGTGATGTGAAGGATATTGGCAAATTCGAAGACGAAGAAGAAAACATTCGTACAGATATGCTTGGCAAGTTAAAGCAAACTGGTGAAGATCAGATGATTATTAAAGATATCATCGCTAAAATGGCGAAAGATGCTGACGTTAAAACATCTGATAAAGAATTAAAAAAATCACTAGAATTCTTCACAACGACAAGTGAAGATCAAGCAAAAGCCGCTGAAGAAGAAGCTAAAAAAGCTGCTGAAGAAGACAAAGCTGAAGATACTGATAAAGAATCTAAATAG
- the yhaM gene encoding 3'-5' exoribonuclease YhaM — MKGITTLQVGESVDQFLLIKQATKGVTTVGKPFMSLLLQDKSGDIEAKLWDTNEDHEKMYHAEAIVRVGGEIHDYRGKNQLRIKTIRVAKSEEGIAINDLVPSSATPKEQLYEELTQFFFDIKNPNISRITRAAIKKHQDAILVFPAATKNHHDYASGLLDHMVSMLKLGKAIADLYPTLNRDLLYAGIILHDIGKVVELSGPVATMYTIEGNLLGHITIMVNEIAKIAEELEIEGEEVMLLQHLVLSHHGKEEWGSPKKPMIQEAEILHYIDNIDAKMNMLTRALGKTTPGEFTERLFPLDNRSFYKPNIE, encoded by the coding sequence ATGAAAGGTATTACGACGCTCCAAGTAGGAGAATCAGTTGATCAATTTTTATTAATTAAGCAGGCGACAAAAGGTGTTACAACTGTAGGAAAGCCATTTATGTCACTGTTACTACAAGATAAGAGTGGGGATATTGAGGCCAAGCTATGGGATACAAATGAAGATCATGAAAAAATGTACCACGCAGAGGCGATTGTTCGCGTAGGAGGAGAAATCCATGACTATCGCGGTAAAAATCAATTACGCATTAAGACAATCCGTGTCGCAAAATCAGAGGAGGGAATTGCTATTAATGATTTAGTTCCTTCTTCAGCAACTCCAAAAGAACAACTGTATGAAGAATTAACGCAATTCTTCTTTGATATTAAAAATCCAAATATCTCACGTATCACACGTGCAGCTATTAAAAAGCATCAGGATGCTATTTTAGTATTCCCAGCGGCAACAAAGAATCACCATGATTATGCATCCGGTTTATTGGATCATATGGTATCTATGCTAAAACTAGGCAAGGCGATTGCTGATTTATATCCAACGTTAAATCGTGATTTGTTATATGCAGGAATTATTTTACATGATATCGGGAAGGTCGTTGAATTATCTGGTCCTGTTGCGACAATGTACACAATTGAAGGTAATTTGCTTGGTCATATTACAATTATGGTGAATGAAATTGCAAAAATTGCAGAGGAGCTAGAGATTGAGGGTGAAGAAGTTATGCTCTTGCAACATCTGGTGTTATCACATCATGGGAAAGAAGAGTGGGGAAGCCCCAAAAAGCCAATGATTCAAGAAGCAGAAATCTTGCATTATATTGATAATATTGATGCCAAGATGAACATGCTCACACGAGCACTTGGCAAAACTACGCCTGGCGAATTTACCGAAAGACTATTTCCTCTTGATAATCGCTCATTTTATAAACCAAATATTGAGTAA
- a CDS encoding ATP-binding protein: MLTIQKIQIYCFGKHENVTISLQDGVTIFYGMNEAGKTTIQQFILQILFGFPTKQQAQRKYEPKASTKFGGQLTILHPQYGQCTIERVKGKATGDVTVYMEDGAKGHEELLAKFLYGYTRASFEAIFSFSIHELQGIEKMSEEELTHLLLASGTTGIHQLSALEKKLDKDSGELFKKAGKLPLINQKIEYMKQLEKTIKLEQAAIQTFEDKSLKLQQLEQNLLHLNRQQKELQQDWQQLTILKQATPLIHQQQILQQTLKNYAQVEFPPEGIRRYEQLKDRLTHETLQMAQLKEQYQVLQNKLQLTVDEAMIDEMARLMHQEATWNQLLVKEQNFIDELFLIEQDIEAQFRLLGVQEREAQKILLEKTVSLQQEEQFQHQLSILLKTEEELKFHLRSIEQIHDELDGIARQKKQLEQESLTTQEEHILAQWPQRKRKIEQLRQARSQRSKQQQPILFIIFAFVISLFALIYGVWQKNMAVIIVGAVMLLLFVLFLKTAWPGDETTSEQKRQLLRELEQEENSVQVLLMKKQRLEDRRTLTNGQQQEKERQYAQLEHKIQQAEQMNEEGTQILHSFLGRYHLQGNVPRALLPELFMRIRGVQELATKKKSTAKLLQSIQNEKRALYERIQKVLQESYSEQEIFMHLRTFYLTVQREHQDMAHIKEQLTTLTSNMQEALPLMENYECEIAQLFSAANVQSENVYYETFAQYEQQQKLNMELQAVQSQLASLDVYKQEILMTEEQLSEKMQALEEQRNAIQVEIDRCLEERATLQMQKDYLLNDEKYGQLLQQFEEEKSALQQLIEQWTAKKALTTAIHETLFQLREEKLPHVLSQVNTIFNLLTGGRYDKLSITEDGHFEAQASSGLRYHVAELSQATKEQAYISLRMALAKTLATSAPFPFIMDDPFVHFDRNRTNKMVQLMKEVGYERQILYFTCHEAMLGLWRKEQIVDLGALANERGVTST, encoded by the coding sequence ATGCTAACCATACAAAAGATCCAAATATACTGCTTTGGCAAGCATGAAAATGTCACTATCTCTTTACAAGATGGTGTTACAATTTTTTATGGTATGAATGAAGCAGGGAAAACAACGATTCAGCAGTTTATATTACAAATTCTTTTTGGTTTTCCAACAAAGCAACAAGCACAACGAAAATATGAACCGAAAGCATCGACAAAATTTGGTGGTCAGCTAACGATACTGCATCCGCAGTATGGCCAGTGTACAATTGAGCGAGTTAAAGGGAAAGCAACTGGTGATGTTACAGTTTATATGGAGGACGGTGCGAAAGGGCATGAGGAGCTATTAGCGAAGTTCTTGTACGGCTATACGAGAGCATCCTTTGAGGCAATTTTTTCATTTTCTATTCATGAACTTCAAGGCATCGAAAAAATGTCAGAAGAGGAGCTAACACACTTATTGCTTGCATCTGGAACGACAGGCATTCATCAGTTATCCGCCCTTGAAAAGAAACTAGACAAGGATTCAGGGGAACTATTTAAAAAGGCAGGCAAGCTACCACTTATTAATCAAAAAATTGAGTATATGAAGCAACTTGAAAAAACTATTAAGCTAGAGCAAGCAGCTATTCAAACATTTGAAGACAAGTCACTTAAATTACAACAACTTGAACAGAATCTATTACATTTAAATAGACAACAAAAAGAGCTACAACAAGACTGGCAACAACTAACGATATTGAAGCAGGCAACACCACTTATTCACCAACAACAGATTTTACAACAGACCTTGAAAAACTATGCACAAGTTGAATTCCCACCTGAAGGGATAAGACGTTATGAGCAGCTAAAGGATCGTCTGACACATGAAACATTACAAATGGCGCAGCTAAAAGAACAATATCAAGTTTTACAAAACAAACTTCAATTAACGGTGGACGAGGCAATGATTGATGAAATGGCACGGCTTATGCACCAAGAAGCAACTTGGAATCAATTACTCGTTAAGGAGCAGAACTTTATTGATGAGCTTTTTTTAATCGAACAAGATATCGAAGCACAGTTTCGTTTATTAGGTGTACAAGAAAGAGAAGCGCAAAAAATTCTACTCGAGAAAACCGTATCATTACAGCAAGAAGAACAGTTCCAACATCAGTTAAGTATTTTGCTAAAGACTGAAGAAGAGCTGAAATTTCATCTGCGTTCGATTGAGCAAATACATGATGAGCTTGATGGTATAGCTCGACAGAAAAAGCAATTAGAACAGGAGTCATTAACGACTCAGGAAGAACATATTTTAGCACAGTGGCCTCAGCGGAAGAGAAAAATTGAACAATTACGTCAAGCGAGGTCACAGCGGTCGAAGCAACAGCAGCCGATATTATTTATAATCTTTGCTTTTGTTATAAGTCTATTCGCTCTGATATATGGCGTCTGGCAAAAAAATATGGCAGTTATCATTGTCGGAGCAGTAATGTTGCTATTATTTGTACTGTTTTTAAAAACCGCGTGGCCAGGTGACGAGACTACGAGCGAGCAAAAAAGGCAATTACTACGGGAATTAGAGCAAGAGGAAAATAGTGTTCAAGTTTTACTTATGAAAAAGCAACGACTCGAGGATCGTCGAACACTTACAAATGGGCAACAGCAGGAAAAAGAGCGTCAATATGCACAGTTAGAACATAAAATTCAGCAGGCTGAGCAGATGAATGAAGAGGGTACTCAAATACTTCATAGTTTTTTAGGTCGTTATCATCTACAAGGGAATGTACCTAGAGCTTTATTGCCAGAGCTGTTTATGCGTATTCGCGGTGTACAAGAGCTAGCGACCAAGAAAAAAAGTACAGCAAAGCTACTTCAGTCTATACAAAATGAAAAAAGGGCACTGTATGAGCGGATACAGAAGGTCTTACAGGAAAGTTATAGTGAGCAGGAAATCTTTATGCATCTGCGTACATTCTATCTTACTGTACAACGGGAACATCAAGATATGGCACACATCAAAGAGCAGCTCACTACCCTCACATCTAACATGCAAGAAGCACTGCCTCTTATGGAAAATTATGAATGTGAAATTGCTCAGTTATTTAGTGCTGCAAATGTACAATCGGAGAACGTTTATTACGAGACATTTGCACAGTATGAGCAACAACAAAAACTAAATATGGAGCTACAAGCAGTTCAAAGTCAGTTAGCTTCCCTAGATGTATACAAACAAGAGATATTAATGACAGAGGAACAACTCAGCGAGAAAATGCAAGCGTTAGAAGAACAACGAAATGCAATCCAGGTAGAAATCGATCGTTGCTTAGAGGAACGAGCTACACTGCAAATGCAAAAAGACTATCTTCTTAATGATGAAAAATACGGACAATTGTTGCAACAATTTGAGGAAGAAAAATCGGCGTTACAGCAGTTAATTGAGCAATGGACTGCAAAAAAGGCGTTAACAACAGCAATTCATGAGACATTATTCCAACTACGTGAGGAAAAATTACCGCACGTACTTTCACAGGTCAATACTATTTTTAACTTGTTAACAGGTGGCCGTTACGACAAACTTTCAATTACTGAGGATGGTCATTTTGAAGCACAGGCAAGTTCAGGTTTGCGTTATCATGTAGCAGAATTGTCACAAGCCACAAAGGAGCAAGCCTATATATCATTACGAATGGCTCTTGCAAAAACCCTTGCAACATCAGCTCCTTTCCCATTTATAATGGATGATCCTTTTGTCCATTTTGATCGAAACCGCACAAACAAAATGGTACAATTAATGAAAGAAGTAGGATATGAACGTCAAATTTTATATTTTACTTGCCACGAAGCAATGCTCGGGCTTTGGCGAAAAGAGCAAATTGTCGATCTAGGAGCACTAGCAAATGAAAGGGGAGTGACGTCAACATGA
- a CDS encoding metallophosphoesterase family protein encodes MTAIRFFHMADLHLDSPFKGLFGLPEQNLKKIRTSTFEAFEKIIHKAINEKPDFLLIVGDLYDGEHRSLQAQRRFQEGMEVLFQHNIPVILSYGNHDHLNGSWTRFALPSNVYELPAETSVVQLKIRGQQVNIYGFSYGERHIKESMIDSYPNANDQHAIHIGMLHGSESSDTTHAVYAPFKKEQLLEKNYHYWALGHIHKRQLLHKEPPIVYPGNIQSRHRKEQGFKGFYDVTLSQVSAELTFVPTSAVVYNAVEVDCNGVFHANELLAKCEAVLALNRQEYGASVVELHLKNIDEQAEALFEHATVDAWLETIREAEDGIEPMCWVQKLMYHRKTTPYEPTAATESVINLMEQWDLTAWKDILKDLYQHAGGARFVEPLSEQDLNHLKSNAQSLLADEIQRA; translated from the coding sequence ATGACAGCAATTCGTTTTTTCCATATGGCAGATTTACATTTGGATAGCCCGTTTAAGGGTTTATTCGGTTTGCCAGAGCAAAATCTAAAAAAAATACGTACAAGTACTTTTGAGGCTTTCGAGAAAATTATTCATAAGGCAATCAATGAGAAGCCTGACTTTTTACTAATTGTCGGTGATCTTTATGATGGCGAACATCGCAGCCTACAAGCTCAAAGACGTTTTCAAGAGGGGATGGAAGTACTGTTTCAGCACAACATACCGGTTATTTTAAGCTATGGTAATCACGATCACTTAAATGGCTCATGGACACGCTTTGCATTACCTAGCAATGTGTATGAATTACCGGCTGAAACGAGTGTTGTACAATTAAAGATACGCGGTCAACAGGTTAATATATATGGCTTTAGCTACGGTGAACGACATATAAAGGAATCAATGATTGACAGTTACCCCAATGCAAATGATCAACATGCTATTCATATCGGCATGTTGCATGGCAGTGAATCGAGTGATACAACACATGCTGTTTATGCCCCCTTTAAAAAAGAACAACTTCTAGAAAAAAATTATCATTACTGGGCGCTTGGCCATATTCATAAGCGTCAGCTTTTACACAAAGAGCCGCCAATCGTCTATCCAGGAAATATTCAAAGTCGTCATCGAAAGGAGCAAGGATTCAAGGGTTTTTATGATGTGACATTATCACAAGTTTCGGCTGAATTGACGTTTGTGCCAACTTCAGCAGTTGTCTATAACGCAGTAGAGGTTGACTGTAATGGGGTTTTTCATGCAAATGAATTACTTGCAAAGTGTGAGGCGGTACTAGCTCTTAATCGTCAAGAATACGGTGCATCTGTAGTAGAATTGCATTTGAAAAATATTGATGAGCAGGCAGAAGCCTTATTTGAACATGCTACGGTAGATGCTTGGCTTGAAACCATTCGAGAGGCAGAGGACGGTATCGAGCCGATGTGTTGGGTACAAAAACTGATGTATCATCGAAAGACAACTCCCTATGAGCCAACTGCCGCTACTGAATCTGTGATAAATTTAATGGAGCAATGGGACCTTACAGCATGGAAAGATATATTAAAGGATTTGTACCAGCATGCGGGTGGTGCACGGTTTGTCGAACCTCTATCTGAGCAAGATCTTAATCATTTAAAGTCTAACGCACAATCGTTATTAGCAGATGAAATTCAAAGGGCGTGA
- a CDS encoding YhzD family protein, whose translation MENYRFTAFEKTGETLFDETWTFENDETAKISGQLQIEEKGVAEKTHRLVNASGKLILFHV comes from the coding sequence ATGGAGAATTACCGTTTTACAGCTTTTGAAAAAACAGGGGAAACATTATTTGATGAAACGTGGACATTTGAAAATGATGAAACCGCAAAAATAAGCGGTCAACTACAAATCGAAGAAAAAGGTGTTGCTGAAAAAACACATCGACTTGTTAATGCATCTGGTAAATTAATCTTATTCCATGTTTAA
- a CDS encoding enoyl-CoA hydratase has translation MEFTTIALEKLERRATLTLNRPQAMNAMDDVMMRELAECFEALQQEQEIQVLVIRGEGKVFSAGGDIKAMIDPNKPLDINEAMVYLTRIVKAYYQLPMLVIAAVHGASAGLGFSLALGADIVVACENSKLAMNFIGIGLIPDGGGHFFMKERVGNVKAKQLIWEGKVLSAKEAQETGLIDYVAPGGTVFAMADQLVGKMLASPIVSMITTKKILHAQNLPQLERILEMEAEGQSAMRKTADHLEGVHAFVEKRMPVFAGK, from the coding sequence ATGGAATTTACAACAATTGCATTAGAAAAATTAGAGCGTCGCGCTACGTTAACGCTAAATCGACCGCAGGCTATGAATGCGATGGATGATGTAATGATGCGAGAATTAGCAGAATGTTTTGAAGCACTTCAACAAGAGCAAGAAATTCAGGTTTTAGTTATACGTGGGGAAGGGAAAGTCTTTTCCGCTGGTGGTGATATAAAGGCCATGATAGACCCAAATAAGCCACTTGATATTAATGAAGCGATGGTATATTTAACACGAATTGTGAAGGCTTATTACCAACTACCTATGCTTGTTATTGCGGCAGTTCATGGCGCATCGGCAGGCTTAGGTTTTAGCTTAGCGCTTGGAGCAGATATAGTTGTTGCATGCGAAAATAGCAAACTTGCTATGAATTTTATTGGAATTGGGTTAATTCCAGATGGTGGTGGTCATTTCTTCATGAAGGAACGTGTCGGCAATGTGAAGGCAAAACAACTGATATGGGAAGGCAAAGTACTATCAGCAAAGGAAGCCCAAGAAACGGGCCTAATTGATTATGTTGCTCCAGGGGGTACTGTTTTTGCAATGGCTGACCAACTTGTAGGTAAAATGCTTGCGTCTCCAATTGTATCTATGATTACTACAAAAAAAATACTACATGCGCAAAATTTACCACAATTGGAGCGTATTTTAGAGATGGAAGCAGAAGGGCAATCCGCTATGCGCAAAACAGCCGATCACCTTGAAGGAGTCCATGCGTTTGTAGAAAAAAGAATGCCCGTCTTTGCAGGAAAATAA
- the trhO gene encoding oxygen-dependent tRNA uridine(34) hydroxylase TrhO, with protein MTQKDYRVLLFYKYIAIEDPVAFAAEHLTLCTEIGLLGRILVGIEGINGTVSGTVEQTAAYMNHMKVDARFSDIMWKVDEVEGHTFKKMHVRPRHEIVHLGLENDINPLEITGDYLTPMEFMTRMQEDNTVVIDARNDYEFDLGHFRGAVRPDIENFRDLPAWMEEHKEDFAGKKILTYCTGGIRCEKFSGWLKREGYGESVGQLHGGIATYAKDPEAKGQLWNGQMFVFDRRRSVPINQVEHVVVGKDYFTGEPTERYTNCANPDCHKLMLCEEKHEAFYMRSCSDNCRRAERNFFVEENGWTKEQVEDQIAKIAKTQVSTI; from the coding sequence GTGACTCAAAAAGACTATCGCGTATTACTTTTTTATAAATATATAGCAATCGAAGACCCAGTAGCATTTGCAGCAGAGCATTTAACATTATGCACGGAAATCGGACTGCTCGGTCGTATTTTAGTTGGCATAGAAGGCATTAACGGCACTGTTTCTGGTACTGTCGAGCAAACAGCTGCCTACATGAATCATATGAAAGTAGATGCTCGTTTTAGCGATATTATGTGGAAAGTTGATGAAGTAGAAGGACATACCTTTAAAAAAATGCATGTCCGTCCTCGTCATGAAATTGTGCATCTGGGCTTAGAAAATGACATTAATCCTTTAGAAATAACAGGAGATTATTTAACGCCAATGGAATTCATGACACGTATGCAAGAGGACAATACAGTTGTTATTGATGCACGCAATGATTATGAGTTTGACTTAGGGCATTTCCGTGGAGCAGTGCGCCCTGATATTGAGAACTTCCGTGATTTACCTGCTTGGATGGAAGAACACAAGGAAGATTTTGCTGGCAAGAAAATATTAACTTATTGCACAGGTGGTATTCGTTGTGAAAAGTTTTCTGGCTGGTTAAAACGCGAAGGTTATGGAGAAAGTGTCGGCCAATTACATGGGGGTATCGCAACTTATGCGAAAGATCCTGAAGCAAAAGGCCAGCTATGGAATGGGCAAATGTTTGTTTTTGATCGCCGCCGCAGTGTACCAATTAATCAGGTAGAGCATGTTGTTGTCGGAAAAGATTATTTCACGGGTGAACCGACAGAACGCTATACAAATTGTGCAAACCCTGATTGCCATAAATTAATGCTGTGCGAAGAAAAACACGAGGCATTTTATATGCGTAGCTGTTCAGACAATTGCCGCCGTGCTGAACGTAACTTCTTCGTTGAGGAAAACGGATGGACAAAAGAGCAAGTTGAAGATCAGATTGCAAAGATTGCAAAGACTCAAGTATCTACAATCTAA